A genomic window from Lotus japonicus ecotype B-129 chromosome 1, LjGifu_v1.2 includes:
- the LOC130728697 gene encoding amino acid transporter AVT6A-like: MTIASHTPKTEKKKSRRNKAVVVDEKAPLLPKSHVEESDAGFDDFNGASFSGAVFNLSTTIIGAGIMALPATLKQLGMIPGLLAIVLMALLTEKSIELLLRFTRAGKAVSYAGLMGDSFGKYGKALAQICVIVNNIGVLIVYMIIIGDVLSGTSAGGDHHSGILEGWFGVQWWTGRTFIVLLTTVAIFAPLSSFKRIDSLKFTSALSVALAVVFLVIAVGISVVKIISGGITMPRLFPAVTDLTSIFKLFTVVPVFVTAYICHYNVHSIDNELEDSSQMQGVVRAALGLCSSVYVMISFFGFLLFGDGTLDDVLANFDTNLGIPFGSVLNDAVRISYALHLMLVFPVVFYPLRLNIDGLLFSSSRPLVLSNFRFASLTVALIGVIFLGANFIPSIWDAFQFTGATAAVCIGFIFPAAITLRDRYNIATKSDKILSVILIVLAVFSNVVAIYSDAYALIKQNKTSKE, encoded by the exons ATGACGATTGCTAGTCATACACCTAAGACAGAGAAGAAGAAATCAAGAAGGAACAAggctgttgttgttgatgagaaAGCACCCTTGTTGCCCAAAAGCCATGTGGAGGAGAGTGATGCAGGGTTTGATGATTTCAATGGAGCTTCTTTCTCTGGGGCTGTTTTCAACTTGTCCACCACAATTATTGGTGCTGGGATCATGGCCTTGCCTGCAACCTTGAAACAGTTGGGGATGATTCCTGGCCTTCTTGCCATAGTCTTGATGGCTTTGTTGACAGAGAAGTCAATTGAGCTTCTGCTTCGGTTCACCCGGGCGGGGAAGGCTGTTTCATATGCTGGTCTGATGGGGGATTCCTTTGGGAAATATGGAAAAGCTCTTGCTCAGATTTGTGTTATAGTCAATAACATCGGCGTGCTGATTGTTTACATGATTATAATTG GTGATGTGCTCTCTGGGACATCTGCAGGTGGAGATCATCACTCTGGTATCCTTGAAGGCTGGTTTGGTGTGCAATGGTGGACGGGGCGGACATTTATCGTCCTTCTTACCACAGTTGCTATATTTGCACCCTTGTCAAGCTTTAAGCGAATTG ATTCTCTGAAATTCACATCTGCCCTTTCAGTCGCGCTAGCAGTTGTTTTTCTTGTCATTGCAGTCGGAATCTCAGTTGTCAAGATTATAAGCGGTGGCATTACCATGCCCAGACTCTTCCCAGCCGTCACTGATTTAACATCAATCTTTAAACTATTCACTGTAGTTCCTGTGTTTGTGACTGCCTATATCTGCCACTACAATG TTCACAGCATAGATAACGAACTTGAGGACTCCTCACAGATGCAAGGGGTTGTTCGTGCCGCCCTTGGTCTATGCTCTTCAGTTTATGTAATGATAAGCTTCTTTGGATTCCTCCTATTTGGCGATGGAACTCTTGACGATGTGCTTGCCAATTTCGATACCAATCTCGGAATTCCTTTCGGTTCTGTGCTCAATGACGCTGTTCGTATAAGCTATGCGTTACACCTTATGCTTGTATTTCCAGTTGTCTTCTATCCATTGCGGCTCAATATAGATGGCCTCCTCTTCTCTTCATCGAGGCCTTTGGTTCTGTCCAACTTTAGATTTGCATCACTCACTGTTGCCCTCATTGGAGTTATCTTCTTGGGAGCAAATTTCATACCTAGCATTTGGGACGCTTTCCAGTTCACCGGAGCAACCGCCGCAGTCTGTATAGGATTCATATTTCCAGCTGCCATCACTCTTAG GGACCGCTACAACATAGCAACAAAATCAGACAAGATTCTTTCTGTCATTCTGATAGTCCTTGCAGTCTTCTCAAACGTTGTGGCTATATACAGTGATGCCTATGCCTTGATCAAGCAGAATAAAACTTCAAAGGAATAA
- the LOC130716835 gene encoding putative UPF0481 protein At3g02645 yields the protein MSKDSKINIDELRWVIQIRETLDEDLEDDDGEFVVSIFNVPKPLMASNPESYTPQQVAIGPYHYWRQELYEMERYKLSAAKRFQKQLQSLKLQHIVDQLIRLELRIRSCYHKYLNFNAETLAWMMAVDASFLLEFLQVYDTIQDGTKQGDYSSRKLDHNAILKDMVMLENQIPLFVLRKMLNFKFSSLKLADEMLLSMFIGLFKELSPFKVIEEDYPETTNSECTQFWFKPQVSSTEAIMFEPGRTTIGGGKSLSNKYLTQLHSEGFEACAHLLDFLYGMTVPKLEEQSDLVESSKDQNKDNEDNEKSIVNHVKQFLCKLWRLLSKLATSLTRLINKILQCRGMKVIIWLPWTIISNLPGFGMIKQPIEYLCFSREKEATKPENGNLTSDNVINNNKSPLMEEITIPSVTELSKSGVCFVATNGDISTIRFDVKTGTLHLPTIGLDMNTEVFMRNLVAYEASKSSGPLVFTRYTELMNGIIDSEDDARILREKGVILNHLKSDEEVANLWNGMSKSIKLTRVPFLDKVIEDVNMHYNGRVSIKVWKFMKLYVFASWQFLAFLAAVFLLFLMSLQVFCSFYRCSTRNRVRVAR from the coding sequence ATGTCAAAGGACTCCAAAATCAACATTGATGAGCTTAGATGGGTGATTCAAATCCGTGAAACTCTAGATGAAGAtcttgaagatgatgatggtgaattTGTGGTGTCCATCTTCAATGTGCCTAAGCCCCTTATGGCTAGTAATCCAGAATCTTATACTCCTCAGCAAGTTGCCATTGGACCTTACCATTATTGGCGTCAAGAACTGTATGAGATGGAGAGGTACAAGCTTTCAGCAGCAAAGAGATTCCAAAAACAACTTCAAAGCCTCAAGTTACAACACATTGTTGACCAATTGATAAGGTTAGAGCTCAGGATTAGATCATGCTACCATAAGTACTTGAATTTCAATGCCGAAACATTGGCGTGGATGATGGCTGTTGATGCCTCATTTTTGCTAGAGTTTCTTCAAGTTTACGACACTATTCAAGATGGAACAAAACAAGGAGATTATTCCTCAAGGAAGCTAGACCATAATGCAATCTTAAAGGACATGGTAATGCTTGAGAATCAAATACCACTATTTGTGTTGAGGAAGATGTTGAACTTCAAATTCTCATCACTAAAATTAGCAGATGAGATGCTTCTTTCAATGTTTATAGGGTTGTTCAAAGAACTTTCACCTTTCAAGGTCATAGAGGAGGACTATCCAGAGACCACTAACTCAGAGTGCACACAATTTTGGTTTAAACCACAGGTATCCTCCACTGAAGCAATTATGTTTGAGCCGGGTAGAACCACCATAGGCGGCGGCAAAAGTCTCTCTAATAAGTATTTAACACAGCTGCATTCAGAGGGATTCGAAGCGTGTGCAcatttgctagattttttatATGGAATGACTGTGCCTAAGTTGGAAGAACAATCAGATCTAGTTGAATCATCAAAAGATCAAAACAAAGATAACGAAGACAATGAAAAATCAATAGTGAACCATGTTAAACAATTTCTATGTAAATTGTGGAGGTTGCTTTCAAAATTGGCTACATCATTAACAAGGTTAATTAACAAGATCTTGCAATGTAGAGGCATGAAAGTTATCATTTGGTTACCTTGGACAATCATTTCTAACCTTCCTGGATTTGGAATGATAAAGCAACCTATTGAATACTTGTGTTTCTcaagagaaaaagaagcaactaaACCAGAAAATGGAAATTTAACCTCAGATAAtgtcatcaacaacaacaaatcacCCTTAATGGAGGAAATCACTATCCCTTCAGTCACAGAACTCTCAAAATCTGGTGTTTGTTTTGTGGCAACTAATGGAGACATTTCAACTATAAGATTTGATGTGAAAACCGGAACACTTCACCTTCCAACAATTGGTCTAGACATGAACACTGAAGTGTTCATGAGAAACTTAGTTGCTTATGAAGCATCAAAATCATCAGGGCCATTGGTTTTCACCCGTTACACCGAATTGATGAATGGGATCATAGATTCTGAGGACGATGCGAGGATTCTTAGGGAAAAAGGGGTTATTTTGAACCACTTGAAGAGTGATGAAGAGGTGGCTAACTTGTGGAATGGGATGAGCAAGTCCATCAAGTTGACAAGGGTGCCATTCTTGGATAAGGTCATTGAAGATGTTAACATGCATTATAATGGTAGAGTGAGTATCAAGGTTTGGAAATTCATGAAGCTTTATGTGTTTGCTTCTTGGCAGTTTCTGGCGTTTCTTGCTGCAGTTTTTCTCTTGTTCTTGATGTCCTTGCAAGTCTTCTGCTCTTTCTATAGATGCAGTACCAGAAATCGTGTCAGAGTGGCTAGATGA